The sequence below is a genomic window from Paenibacillus sp. DCT19.
CTTAAACATATTCCAATACGCAAGATCATATCGTTTCTCTACCTGAACACCGAATATAACGTGTAATGGAATAATCTCATTTAATTCCTCCACTGCAAACGTACAGTAATGAACAAGCACTTTACCTCCATTATGATTTCTGAGATATGTCCTGTAGCCCTGAGGCAATTTCCTGTTTATCTTTTGCTCCAGATCATCTAATATCGCATCGGTAGCGTTGCCGAAACTTCTAAGAAAACTTGGATGTCCTTTCTCAATCGCTTGCCTATATTTCTCAACTTCATCTATGAAACGTTCCACATCTTCTTCATGAAGAGCATAAGGACTGAACAACCACTGGACATAATCACGTTTCGTCACATAATCCATCCTGATCCAATGAGAAGGTTGATTTCTTAACATATAGGACAAGCAACGCTCCCAGATCCAGTCCTTCTTTTGTTCTAACCAGTTTGACCAACGCTCTATCTTATTAACATCTGTAGCCGACTGAAGCCCTACAATCGTTCTCAATACACGCTGAGCCAACGCCGCAGTAAACGGACTTGCCTGTATCTGGTTATCAGAAGGACTGAGGTTAAATTTCGCTTCAAGTAATACTCTATGGAGGGCAAGCAATTCAGTCTCTTCCTCAACGATCAGTTTAGAACTGTCCATCCCATGTTCCTCCCTCTTTCTCTCTAACCTTGGTTCTCCACCATAATGTCTACTCGTATCGACTTCCTGTATATAAGACCATTGCAATAAGCTTCCAATCTAATTGTTCCAATTGTTCTCTCTCGGATTCTGGGTACAGCCCACCCATATCCTCAATCCATGATGCCATTCCGTTTAAATAATCCTCCAGCGAAATATTCGCCCAATCCTTCAAATTATTCTTCAAATCCTCCACCAAAGAAGAAATAAATCGAACCATATCTTCTCGATTCTCAATCTTCTCCAGATTCTCATAGATATTAGACATATCATTTGCTTCTGGAATACTCATACTAATCACCACCACTTTCTCATCGCTATGTATTGTGTCTAGACGCTTTGTTAGGTTTGAGCTTCCGTTTCTGACTGAGCCTTCTCTAAGCTTCTACCGATCCTAATCAGTAACTGAATATGCTCATTACGTAAATGTTCATGCAATCCATCAACCTCATCATCTAGAAAATTATGGCCGATCTGTTCCAGACATGTAGATAAGATAGCCATCATACCGTATGGATTATATTGCTCCCAACCTTCATCTAAATTCCCCCAGTTCTCAATCACTTTAAGAAAACTTGCAAAGTCATGAACACCTTCAAACGGTTTATTCCACTCTGCATCAGTAGCATTCATTACATTCGCTCCCACTCATTCTTGATATTATGTATCCCAAATCTTAACCACATCACGTCGGCTATCTGTTCATATCTTGATTCTTCAAAATGATACATACTGCACTTCACACGCCCAAGTTGGATGTTTTTCATTCAACCTATTAAGTAACTCTTTCATTCGAGCGGCATCTTGAGGGATATGATCTTCAACAGATTCCCATCCTACTAGAATTAATTTTTGGGGCATATCAACCAAACCCGCTATGGCATCCCAAAATGCATCCCAATTCATGCCGTAGAATTCTGGAAAGCTAGGTACATCTATATCCCCGACAGATCTGATCCGCATTATTGGAAACAGCTCGACTCTAATACGAACTAAAGCTATTCTCAGTTGCATTCGTTATGCCTTTTTCACTCTACGATGTAATAAGTCTATAATTTAAGTTTTGCAAAGTAAAATAAAACCTCAACCCAAAAAACTGGAGCGGAGGGCATAGCCCCACCAGGCTCCAGTCTATGTGTATCTTGACCCCCGCTACACTCTCATGCACATCACTTAACGTCAGCAGGTACTTATGGACATTTAGTCTATTCCCTGTATACCTTCTCTCTATCTCATACTAAATCCTAACTGTCTCAAATATGAATCAAATTGCTCTCTAACACGCTCCAGATCCTGCTTCTGTTCTGCTGATAATCGCTCCTCATGAATGCTGCCATCCTTATCCACAACGATAGCTTCATACTTCTCCATGTTCTCGAACAAGGCTTGAAATTCAATGAACTCTTCCTTTGAAAGCCTCTCTTCGGCAGCCTTGTATGTTTCAGTTCGGAATTGTTCACGATCCATCATTTCCTTCTCTTCACTCGCGCCCTCTAACCGTTTGAAGAAAGGCTCCAAACTTGCCGCCAGCTGGTTGTAATTCTCCTGATCCACTGTGCTCCATTGCTCTGGATGCAATTCTCCTTGTGGATCAGCATGCGTTAGAGCCATCTGTCCCAGCTGTTTTAGTAGACTCATATACTGCGTGAACTCATCGTCACTAAAATACGCCTTGGCTTCCTGCAGCTTCGCTTCCAAACGATTGTAATCGGCCGCAGTGCCCCCCAACACGCTTATGTTTTGTTCAGAACCATAGATATCATCTGCAAGATAGGTGTAACCTGCATATGCTCCAGTAGGAATGATCAGCACCGCCGCAATCACGGCTGCGACTAACCATTTGCGTGGACGTCTTTTTCCCCTGTACTCACTTCGGATCGCTTTGAGCATATTCTCTTTCCCTTCTAGTGGGTTAGACCACTTCCTTGTCTCCTGGCGATAGGCCGAACGTAATTCATCCTCTAGTTTCATGCCAATCCTCCACCTTTCCTTTTCTCAAATGAATGGATTACACTCGTCTTCTGACGCAGCTTCTTAAGTGCAGCATGAATTCGAGATTTAACAGTACCGAGCGGAATATCTAGAATCCAGGCAATTTCTTCTTGGGTGTATTCGTTTAAATAGTGCAGGGTAACCACCTGCTGCAATTTGTATGGCAACCGACGTACTTGTTCTAACAGAGGCTGATGTGCCAATTTACTGATTAGATCAACGGAGAAATCAATCTCCATGCCGGTGTCTGACTTCTCAATCCGTTGATTAAACCGAAATTGGGTCAGCCTCCGTCTCCTATAATTTTTCACCTGTCGCATCGTTATACCCATAAGCCACGGACGAAAAGCACGCCCTGAATCATATCGATCCAACGACCGATACGCATGAATATAAATATCCTGCACCAAATCTTCCGTATCAGAGACATGATTAATCAGAAACCGGACAGTCCGGTACACATCTGTTACCGTTCTTTCATACAGCTCTCCATAGGCTTCATCATCACCAGCTCGTGTTAACGCTACAAGTTCTATGTATTCGTGTTCCTCGCTCATCTGCCAGCCCCTCTCCTCTATTCACTATATATTGGCATAACGAGCCTTTATCGTTCGATTTATTTTAATTACAGGTGCCTCTACACGGTTAGGAAAAGCAACGACTAAGCAATTCACTGAACAGGGATGGAATGTCATAGACTGGTTGAGTTCACCTGCTGTCTTCGAGATACTGGCAATGATCATTGATGAGAGGAAAACCTGTGCACAACTAACCTCCACGGTAAGGAAGTGTTCACTTTTGAAAGAAAAGATAATAAACCTGACTGGACTGAGACTGTGCTCATGTCCGGGTCAGGTTTTTGATTAGCCTTAATTTTCAGTTCTACACCAAACTCATTAGTTGAATTTTAAAAGAAAGACATTTAATAACTTATAGTGATATTCTTAAATTTTTTAATCTGTCGATCG
It includes:
- a CDS encoding SMI1/KNR4 family protein, whose amino-acid sequence is MDSSKLIVEEETELLALHRVLLEAKFNLSPSDNQIQASPFTAALAQRVLRTIVGLQSATDVNKIERWSNWLEQKKDWIWERCLSYMLRNQPSHWIRMDYVTKRDYVQWLFSPYALHEEDVERFIDEVEKYRQAIEKGHPSFLRSFGNATDAILDDLEQKINRKLPQGYRTYLRNHNGGKVLVHYCTFAVEELNEIIPLHVIFGVQVEKRYDLAYWNMFKDEFPTGHILIGEAAAGGKILMDDLERIYYWRDMDYDDPTRNEGLYKVADNFDAFQRTWKRMIKTM
- a CDS encoding DUF3600 domain-containing protein; translation: MKLEDELRSAYRQETRKWSNPLEGKENMLKAIRSEYRGKRRPRKWLVAAVIAAVLIIPTGAYAGYTYLADDIYGSEQNISVLGGTAADYNRLEAKLQEAKAYFSDDEFTQYMSLLKQLGQMALTHADPQGELHPEQWSTVDQENYNQLAASLEPFFKRLEGASEEKEMMDREQFRTETYKAAEERLSKEEFIEFQALFENMEKYEAIVVDKDGSIHEERLSAEQKQDLERVREQFDSYLRQLGFSMR
- a CDS encoding barstar family protein: MQLRIALVRIRVELFPIMRIRSVGDIDVPSFPEFYGMNWDAFWDAIAGLVDMPQKLILVGWESVEDHIPQDAARMKELLNRLNEKHPTWACEVQYVSF
- a CDS encoding sigma-70 family RNA polymerase sigma factor, with the protein product MSEEHEYIELVALTRAGDDEAYGELYERTVTDVYRTVRFLINHVSDTEDLVQDIYIHAYRSLDRYDSGRAFRPWLMGITMRQVKNYRRRRLTQFRFNQRIEKSDTGMEIDFSVDLISKLAHQPLLEQVRRLPYKLQQVVTLHYLNEYTQEEIAWILDIPLGTVKSRIHAALKKLRQKTSVIHSFEKRKGGGLA